A region of Paenibacillus sp. JNUCC-31 DNA encodes the following proteins:
- a CDS encoding ABC transporter ATP-binding protein codes for MTNAIELRNLSKTYPLFKLDQISLDVKQGYITGLIGPNGAGKSTLISLITGLIRPDSGSIRTLGNAIPTQEVNVKERIGIVSDECFYYEHLTIREMKSMIAPFYKKWDEKQFNCYLEQFELSPKKKIQELSKGMKIKFSLAVALSHDAELLIMDEPTSGLDPVFRRELLDLLADMIQDETKSIIFSTHITTDLERIADYITFINKGRIIFNETKDDVLERYTIVKGDMKLLDADTRRQFVGIRETAVGFEGLADNRAEVERLFGNDALLHRPSLEDLIYFTAKGERHHA; via the coding sequence ATGACGAACGCAATTGAATTGCGCAACCTATCGAAAACGTACCCCTTATTCAAACTGGATCAGATATCTTTGGATGTAAAACAAGGGTATATTACCGGACTTATCGGACCTAACGGGGCGGGGAAAAGCACACTGATCAGCCTGATTACCGGATTGATTCGTCCAGACTCCGGGAGCATCAGAACGTTGGGAAACGCGATCCCTACTCAGGAAGTTAACGTTAAGGAGCGCATTGGTATTGTTTCTGATGAATGTTTCTATTATGAGCATCTTACGATACGTGAAATGAAAAGCATGATTGCTCCCTTTTATAAGAAATGGGATGAAAAGCAATTTAACTGCTATCTGGAGCAATTCGAATTGTCTCCCAAAAAGAAGATTCAGGAACTGTCCAAAGGCATGAAAATCAAATTTTCACTGGCTGTCGCTTTATCTCACGATGCAGAGCTGCTTATCATGGATGAGCCGACATCCGGGCTTGATCCTGTGTTTCGGAGAGAACTGCTTGACCTGCTTGCAGATATGATACAGGATGAGACCAAATCCATTATTTTCTCGACTCATATCACAACCGATTTGGAGCGTATAGCAGACTATATTACGTTCATCAATAAAGGAAGGATTATATTTAATGAAACAAAGGATGATGTGCTTGAAAGGTACACGATCGTAAAAGGAGACATGAAGCTGCTAGATGCGGACACCCGAAGGCAATTCGTTGGAATCCGTGAGACAGCGGTCGGTTTTGAAGGCTTGGCAGATAACAGGGCGGAGGTAGAACGATTGTTTGGTAATGATGCTCTTTTACACAGACCCTCACTCGAAGATCTCATCTATTTTACGGCCAAGGGGGAACGGCATCATGCTTAA
- a CDS encoding ABC-2 transporter permease, whose product MLNLIRKDYIALKSSLWTIIFYFVVFSVAFIPTVEMSMYFVGIYTAFGSIMLATMIDIKNHNHKFLVTLPISRRNIVQAKYLSAVLYTLFGVFASSGAHWLLNVLFPELNKPDLSALDILISIGMVLVLISIYMPLFYALSKKGAGIINTVFMFVLIILAQPVAWLMSMAGENGMGRASVYVVVSVCILLLFIASYFVTVRLFARKDL is encoded by the coding sequence ATGCTTAACTTGATTCGCAAAGATTATATCGCTTTGAAAAGTTCGCTATGGACGATTATTTTTTATTTTGTTGTATTCAGTGTCGCATTTATCCCGACAGTGGAAATGTCGATGTATTTTGTAGGGATCTATACCGCATTCGGTTCAATTATGCTTGCAACCATGATTGATATCAAAAACCATAATCATAAATTTCTTGTCACGCTCCCGATCAGCCGCAGAAACATTGTGCAAGCGAAGTATCTGTCTGCCGTTCTCTATACACTTTTTGGAGTTTTCGCTTCGTCTGGCGCTCACTGGCTGCTTAACGTTCTTTTCCCTGAATTGAACAAGCCTGACCTATCGGCACTGGACATCCTGATTTCGATTGGAATGGTGCTTGTTCTAATTTCGATCTACATGCCTCTTTTTTACGCCCTTAGTAAAAAGGGAGCCGGAATCATTAATACGGTATTCATGTTCGTTCTTATTATTTTAGCGCAACCTGTTGCCTGGCTCATGAGTATGGCAGGAGAGAACGGAATGGGGCGTGCTTCGGTTTATGTTGTGGTTTCAGTTTGCATTCTTCTATTATTCATTGCCTCCTATTTTGTAACGGTCCGTCTGTTTGCAAGGAAGGATCTATAG